GGAGCGACTCGATGACTTCCCCCTCCGCCACGCGCCGCTCGACGCCGCAGGGCACGCCGCGCGCGACGCCGCCTAACGGATCCGCTGCCCCGGCCACCGACCCGACGTGGAGGCGCCTCGCCGCCGGCGACACGGCGGCGCGCGAGCAGCTGCTCACCGAGCACCTCGGCCTCGTGCACCACGTGGCGCGGCAGATGTCGCGCACGCTCGCGGTGCGCGCCGACTTCGACGAGCTGGTGAGCGCCGGCACGATGGGGCTCATGAACGCGCTCGAGTCGTTCGACGCGTCGCGCGGCCTCGCGTTCAGCACGTACGCGGCGCCCCGCATCCGCGGCGCGATCCTCGACGAGCTGCGGCGCCAGGACCACGTGCCGCGCTCGATCCGGCGCAAGGCGCGCGAGATCGCCGCCGCGCGCGAGTCGCTCATGCGCGTGCTCGGCCGCGCTCCGGAGGACAAGGAGGTCGCCGACCACCTGAACGTGGATCTCGACACGCTGTGGAAGTGGCAGGGCGACATCGAGGGCGCGCACCACGTGCCGATCGACCGCGCGCCCGGCGATCGCGACTCGCAGAACCCGACGCCGCTCGACCTGCTGCCGTCCGACGACGACGGCGCCGAGGACAAGCTGAACCACGAGCAGGAGGTCGCGATCCTGCGCGAGGCGATCCTCAAGCTGAAGGAGCAGGAGCGCGTGGTGCTGTCGCTGTACTACTTCGAGGAGCTGAAGCTGCACGAGATCGCGACGGTGCTCGACCTCACGGAGTCGCGCGTGTCGCAGATCCGCTCCAAGGCGCTCGGCAAGCTGCGCGGCGAGCTGGCGCCCCTGCGGGCGCGCGTCGCGTGAGGCGGCCCGACATGCAGCTGCCTAACGTGAAGCTGCCGCGCTCGGCGACGGGGCGCGCGCTCCTCGGCGCGTCGACGGCGATGGCGGCGGGGCTCGCGTTCGGCGGCGCGGCGCGCGCCATCGCGCGCAGCGCGAGCATGCGCGGCGCGATCGTCCACCGCGCGGCCGCGACGGCCGCCGATCTCGCTGCGCGGTGGCGCGGGACCGACGTGCGCTACGCGGCGCGCGGCTACGCTCACGATCTGCTGTCGACGCACGACATCGGCACGCTCGTCGCGCGGGTCGCGCTCGGGCTGCTCGTCGCCGCCGCGCTCGCCGCCGGGCTGCGCGCGCTCGTGCTGTGGCGCCGCACGCGGCCGTCCACGCGCCGCCCCGCCCCGCCGGTCATCGCGCTCGCCGCGGCCGGCGCGCCGAGCGCGGAGATCGCGCGGCGCACCGGGCTGTCGCGCGACGCGATCGCGCTCGCGCTGAACGTGAGTCGGCAGCGTTGACGCCGCTGAATTGAACCGCAGAGGACGCAGAGGGCCGCAGAGGCGGCTCTCTTTGAATTGAACCACGAGGACTCGACGTTCCGTTCGGCCGGTTCGAGGTGCTGGGCGAGTACGCTGGGGATCCAAGGGCGATGAAGAGGATCTCGAGATCTTTTCGATCGCACTTGGATCCCCGGAGTACTCGCCTGGCACCTCGCCCTGTCCTCTGCGGTTCATTCACACAACGAAGGTCGGAGCGGCGTGACGATACCGTCATTGACACGTCCCACCGGCGCCCTATTATGCCTCTCGAATCTCACCTGGCAGAGAGGTCTATGGCCGCCGGAGAACACGCGCCGGACGACGCCCAGTCCGCCGACCGACCGCCCGACGCATCGGCCGCCGACGACCAATCGATGACCACCGACGAGCGCGCGGCGTTCGCGACGCGGTTGATCGACCTGCCGCCGCACCGCCGCCACGAGGCGCTCGAGACGCTGCGCGACGACGGCCGTGAGGAGCCGCCCGCGCCGGAAGAGCGCGACGGCTGAGCCGTCAGACCGTCCCGAGCGCCGAACGCAGCGCGGGGTGGACGATCCACTCGGCCTGCATGCTGAACCCCGCGACGACGCGCGGATCGTGCGCGTCGGGGTCGCAGCCGTACACCGGCGGGTCGCCCGGCGCGCGGCACACGCCCAACGCGCCGATCTGGTAGAGCACCGGCAGCACGGCGCACCACACGAGCGTGTGGTCGTGACTCCGCTCGTAGACGTCGGCGGCGAGCGCGCACAGCGACGTCGCCGAGCCGAGCCCCCGCGCGAGCGCGGCCTTCCCTTCGTGCACGAGCGCGGCGCTCTTCGCGCGCGCCAGCGACGCCGTCGTGAAGCGGTGCGGGCCGCCGCGCAGCACCTCGAGCACGGCGCGCAGGTCGATGTAGTTCGCGCGCCACTCGTCCTCGAGCGCCTGCAGGAAGTGCTTGGAGTGCTCGCGCTCCGCGAGCTCGATGATCTCCCACGAGAGCAGCCCCTTGCCGTGGCGCAGCTCGGACGCGGCCTTCTTGAGGATGTCGTTCGTGAAGCTGATCAGGTCGCGCGGGCGGTTGAGCGTGCGCGCGACGAGGTAGTCAAGCGCGGTGACGCCGTCGACGCGCGGCGGCGGCAGGATCGTCGCGAGGTGGATGGTCCCATCGTGCTCCGTCGTGACCGACGCGCGCACGCGCCGCTCCAGCATGTCCTCGAGCTGCGGCTTCGACCACGCGAGCGGCAGCAGCAGGTCGCGCTGCTTCTCGCGCTGCTGCCACCCGCGCGGCCGGTCGGCATGCAGCCACACGAGGACGTTCTCGCGCAGCGCGGCGACGACCTTGATGTTCGCCAGCCGCACGAAGTCGCCGAGCACCTGCAGCAGCGCGTCGATCAGCTCGTACGCCGTCTCGCTGTCGATCCAGTCCTGGTCGAGATCGTCGACGACGACGAAGTACGGCTGCACGCAGTTGGGCAGCACGTCGCGTTCGAGGATCTCCATGCCGCGCTGGATGTACTGGAGCGACGTGGCGTCGATCACCTGCTGCACGCGCGGCACGATCTCCTCACGCACCGTGTCCTCGAGC
This DNA window, taken from Gemmatirosa kalamazoonensis, encodes the following:
- a CDS encoding P-loop ATPase, Sll1717 family, encoding MGKRRTTQRVLKFKQNWSVGSNAAEYEDRDLLERAFVDTGVLDLLRDTRDPKCVVVGRTGVGKTALLLQLERSSDRVLRIRPDQLSMKYLVGSTILPRLRALDVDLGPFYQLLWRHVLTSEVLRHYFRLHGGGPFDAPGRWTRLLRLFDRRKREALEYFRQWSPSFWADTDVRLREITQKLTDDIQAKLGADRFAALTGESRLEDTVREEIVPRVQQVIDATSLQYIQRGMEILERDVLPNCVQPYFVVVDDLDQDWIDSETAYELIDALLQVLGDFVRLANIKVVAALRENVLVWLHADRPRGWQQREKQRDLLLPLAWSKPQLEDMLERRVRASVTTEHDGTIHLATILPPPRVDGVTALDYLVARTLNRPRDLISFTNDILKKAASELRHGKGLLSWEIIELAEREHSKHFLQALEDEWRANYIDLRAVLEVLRGGPHRFTTASLARAKSAALVHEGKAALARGLGSATSLCALAADVYERSHDHTLVWCAVLPVLYQIGALGVCRAPGDPPVYGCDPDAHDPRVVAGFSMQAEWIVHPALRSALGTV
- a CDS encoding sigma-70 family RNA polymerase sigma factor, which gives rise to MTSPSATRRSTPQGTPRATPPNGSAAPATDPTWRRLAAGDTAAREQLLTEHLGLVHHVARQMSRTLAVRADFDELVSAGTMGLMNALESFDASRGLAFSTYAAPRIRGAILDELRRQDHVPRSIRRKAREIAAARESLMRVLGRAPEDKEVADHLNVDLDTLWKWQGDIEGAHHVPIDRAPGDRDSQNPTPLDLLPSDDDGAEDKLNHEQEVAILREAILKLKEQERVVLSLYYFEELKLHEIATVLDLTESRVSQIRSKALGKLRGELAPLRARVA